TGGAGCAGCGCTGCGGGCCGGTTCACGGTGGGGCGGCGCGGATCAGAGGGTGGGCACCGCTCCGCCGTCGCACCGCAGCGCGGTGCCGGTGACGTACGAAGCGGCCTCGCTGCACAGGAAGGCCGCGGCGGCGCCCAGCTCGGCCGGGGTGCCGTACCGGCCCGCGGGGATGGCCGCCTGGGCCCGGGCGGCGAACTCCTCGACGCTCACTCCCTCGCGGGCGGCCCGGTAGGTGTTCATCTCGATCGTGCGGGCCGTGGAGATGCGGCCCGGCAGCAGAAGGTTGACGGTGACCCCGTCGCCCGCGACCTCTGTGGCCAGGGTCTTGAGGTAGCCGCCGAGCGCCGCCCGGCCGATGTTCGACAGCGCCAGGCTGGGAATCGGCGTTTCGACGCCGATCGAGGCCAGGGCGACGATGCGGCCCCAGCCCCGGGCCCGCATGCCGGGCAGGACCTGGGAGACCAGCCGCTGGGCCGGCAGCACGAGCGACTCGATGGCGGACACCGTGTCGGAGACGGTGATGTCCGCGGAACCGCCCGGGGGCGGCCCCGGGCTGTTCAGCACCAGGATGTCGATGGGGCCGAAGGCCCGTTCCGCCTGGGTGATCAGCCGCGTGGGGGCGTCCGGCTCGTTGAGGTCGATCTCCAGCCCGATCGCCTCGGGCAGTTCGGCGGCGATCGCCCGGGCGACGTCCCCGCGGCGCCCGCAGACGACCACCCGGACGCCTTCGGCGGCGAGCGCACGCGCGGTCGCCTCACCGAGACCGGACGTCGACGCGCACACGACAGCCGTGCGCCCA
This is a stretch of genomic DNA from Streptomyces sp. NBC_00536. It encodes these proteins:
- a CDS encoding SDR family oxidoreductase, producing the protein MDLGIRGRTAVVCASTSGLGEATARALAAEGVRVVVCGRRGDVARAIAAELPEAIGLEIDLNEPDAPTRLITQAERAFGPIDILVLNSPGPPPGGSADITVSDTVSAIESLVLPAQRLVSQVLPGMRARGWGRIVALASIGVETPIPSLALSNIGRAALGGYLKTLATEVAGDGVTVNLLLPGRISTARTIEMNTYRAAREGVSVEEFAARAQAAIPAGRYGTPAELGAAAAFLCSEAASYVTGTALRCDGGAVPTL